A region from the Altererythrobacter sp. H2 genome encodes:
- a CDS encoding acetyl/propionyl/methylcrotonyl-CoA carboxylase subunit alpha gives MFKKILIANRGEIACRVIKTARRMGIATVAVYSDADARAPFVKMADEAVHIGPAPAAQSYLIPEKIIAACKQTGADAVHPGYGFLSERASFVEALAAEGIAFVGPPVNAIAAMGDKIESKKLAKEAGVNVVPGYLGEIDDTEHAVRIASEIGYPVMMKASAGGGGKGMRLAFSEADVREGFEATKREGLNSFGDDRVFIEKFILNPRHIEIQILGDKHGNVLYLNERECSIQRRHQKVVEEAPSPFVTPKMRKAMGEQCVALAKAVGYHSAGTVELIVSGADPTGESFYFLEMNTRLQVEHPVTEAITGVDLVEQMIRVAAGEPLAMTQDDIGIDGWSIENRVYAEDPYRGFLPSTGRLVRYQPPVDGWTDDGSANGRRGIDGVRVDDGVYEGGEVSMFYDPMIAKLITWGKTRDEAADLQVQALDAFRLDGLGHNVDFLSAIMQHPRFRSGELTTGFIAEEYPDGFTGAPASPELLRGLAAIGGVLATADADRARRIDQQLNGANPPPGDWAVRIGETDYAVSLEEEAITVDGMPVEVSFDYTPGDTMVDLELDGEAMTIQLKPTRAGYAITTRGATHGLRVLPQRVAHLAGHMIEKIPPDLSKLLICPMPGLLVKLHVAEGEEVQPGQPLATVEAMKMENILRAEKQAVVAKINAAEGDSLAVDAVILELE, from the coding sequence GTGTTCAAGAAAATCCTCATCGCCAATCGCGGCGAAATCGCTTGCCGGGTGATCAAGACCGCCCGCCGCATGGGTATCGCCACCGTCGCGGTCTATTCCGATGCCGATGCCCGCGCGCCGTTCGTGAAGATGGCGGACGAGGCGGTCCATATCGGCCCGGCTCCGGCGGCGCAGAGCTATCTGATCCCGGAAAAGATCATCGCCGCGTGCAAGCAGACCGGGGCCGATGCGGTCCATCCGGGCTATGGCTTCTTGTCGGAGCGGGCGAGCTTCGTTGAGGCGCTGGCGGCCGAGGGCATCGCCTTCGTCGGCCCGCCGGTGAACGCGATTGCTGCGATGGGTGACAAGATCGAATCCAAGAAGCTGGCCAAGGAAGCGGGCGTCAACGTCGTCCCCGGCTATCTCGGTGAGATCGACGACACCGAGCACGCGGTGCGGATCGCGTCGGAAATCGGCTATCCGGTGATGATGAAGGCCAGTGCCGGCGGCGGCGGCAAGGGGATGCGGCTGGCGTTCTCCGAAGCCGATGTCCGCGAAGGGTTCGAAGCGACCAAGCGCGAGGGGCTGAACAGCTTTGGCGATGACCGCGTGTTCATCGAGAAGTTCATCCTCAACCCGCGCCACATCGAAATCCAGATCCTCGGCGACAAGCACGGCAACGTGCTCTACCTCAACGAGCGCGAATGCAGCATCCAGCGCCGTCACCAGAAGGTGGTGGAGGAAGCCCCGTCGCCCTTCGTCACGCCCAAGATGCGCAAGGCCATGGGCGAGCAGTGCGTCGCGCTGGCCAAGGCGGTCGGCTATCACTCGGCGGGCACGGTCGAACTGATCGTCAGCGGGGCGGACCCGACGGGGGAGAGCTTCTACTTCCTCGAAATGAATACCCGCCTGCAGGTGGAGCACCCCGTTACCGAGGCGATCACCGGGGTCGACCTGGTCGAGCAGATGATCCGGGTTGCCGCAGGCGAACCGCTGGCGATGACGCAGGACGATATCGGGATCGACGGCTGGTCGATCGAGAATCGCGTCTATGCCGAAGACCCCTATCGCGGGTTCCTGCCCAGCACCGGGCGGCTGGTGCGTTATCAGCCGCCGGTCGACGGCTGGACCGACGATGGCAGCGCCAACGGGCGGCGGGGCATTGACGGCGTGCGGGTGGACGACGGCGTCTACGAAGGCGGTGAAGTCAGCATGTTCTATGACCCGATGATCGCCAAGCTGATCACCTGGGGCAAGACCCGCGATGAAGCGGCCGACCTGCAGGTTCAGGCGCTCGACGCGTTCCGGCTGGACGGGCTGGGGCACAACGTCGATTTCCTCAGCGCGATCATGCAGCATCCGCGCTTCCGCAGCGGCGAGCTGACCACCGGCTTCATTGCCGAGGAATATCCGGACGGGTTCACCGGCGCGCCCGCCTCGCCTGAGCTGCTGCGCGGCCTTGCCGCCATCGGCGGGGTGCTGGCGACGGCCGACGCGGACCGTGCCCGGCGGATCGACCAGCAATTGAATGGCGCCAACCCGCCTCCGGGTGACTGGGCCGTGCGGATCGGCGAAACCGATTACGCGGTCAGCCTGGAGGAAGAGGCGATCACCGTTGACGGCATGCCGGTCGAGGTCAGCTTCGACTATACCCCCGGCGATACCATGGTGGACCTTGAACTCGATGGCGAGGCGATGACCATCCAGTTGAAGCCCACCCGCGCCGGCTATGCCATCACCACGCGCGGGGCGACTCACGGCCTGCGTGTGCTGCCGCAGCGGGTGGCGCATCTGGCCGGACACATGATCGAAAAGATCCCGCCGGACCTGTCCAAGCTGCTGATCTGCCCCATGCCCGGCCTGCTGGTGAAGCTGCACGTGGCCGAGGGCGAGGAAGTCCAGCCCGGCCAGCCGCTCGCTACAGTCGAGGCGATGAAGATGGAGAACATCCTCCGCGCCGAAAAGCAGGCAGTGGTGGCGAAAATCAACGCGGCCGAGGGTGACAGCCTGGCGGTCGATGCGGTCATCCTCGAGCTGGAATAA
- the scpA gene encoding methylmalonyl-CoA mutase codes for MAKFEDWQAAADKEVKGKDLTWHTPEGFPIKPLYTAEDVTTDPGLPGFAPFTRGVKASMYAGRPWTIRQYAGFSTAEESNAFYRRNLAAGQKGLSVAFDLATHRGYDSDHPRVVGDVGKAGVAIDTVADMQILFDQIPLDQMSVSMTMNGAVIPVLAFFIVAAERQGVSQDKLDGTIQNDILKEFMVRNTYIYPPEPSMRIVSDIIAYTSAKMPKFNSISISGYHMHEAGATAVQELAFTIADGKEYASRAMAAGLDVDAFAGRLSFFFGIGMNFFMEIAKLRAARTLWWRVMDGLGAKSERSKMLRTHCQTSGVSLQEQDPYNNVIRTTIEAMAATLGGTQSLHTNALDEAIALPTDFSARIARNTQLVLQEESGICNVVDPLGGSYYIEALTQTLVEQAEALMAEVEAAGGMTAYVATGAPKAAIETAAAQKQTAIDKGEAVIVGVNKYRRETEDAMDTLEVDNHAVRDSQIARLKAVRAGRDEAACQAALKALTEGAAGGANVLALAVDAARHDATLGEISAAMEQVFGRHDATPKPVRGVYKSAYEFDRRWQQVLDGVQAVERRLGRKPKIMVAKMGQDGHDRGANVIASAFADMGFEVVSGPLFQTPRETVAMALEQDVDAIGASSLAAGHKTLIPELIQLLREAGRSDIKVVAGGVIPPQDYDFLREAGVQGIYGPGSNVVECGADMLRLLGHNMPPAGDELDEAAE; via the coding sequence ATGGCTAAGTTCGAAGATTGGCAGGCAGCAGCCGACAAGGAAGTGAAGGGCAAGGACCTCACCTGGCACACGCCGGAAGGGTTCCCGATCAAGCCGCTCTACACGGCGGAGGACGTGACCACCGATCCCGGCCTGCCGGGCTTCGCGCCGTTTACCCGCGGGGTGAAGGCGAGCATGTATGCAGGCCGCCCGTGGACGATCCGGCAATATGCCGGCTTCTCCACCGCCGAGGAATCGAATGCCTTCTATCGCCGCAACCTGGCGGCGGGGCAGAAGGGGCTGTCGGTCGCGTTCGATCTTGCCACCCACCGGGGCTATGACAGCGACCACCCGCGCGTGGTCGGCGATGTCGGCAAGGCCGGGGTCGCCATCGATACCGTCGCCGACATGCAGATCCTGTTCGACCAGATCCCGCTCGATCAGATGTCGGTCAGCATGACGATGAACGGCGCGGTGATCCCGGTGCTGGCCTTCTTCATCGTCGCGGCAGAACGCCAGGGGGTGAGCCAGGACAAGCTCGACGGGACGATTCAGAACGACATCCTCAAGGAGTTCATGGTCCGCAACACCTACATCTATCCGCCTGAGCCTTCGATGCGGATCGTGTCGGACATCATCGCCTATACCTCGGCCAAGATGCCGAAGTTCAACAGCATTTCGATTTCCGGCTACCACATGCACGAAGCCGGGGCGACGGCGGTGCAGGAACTCGCCTTCACCATCGCCGACGGCAAGGAATATGCGAGCCGTGCGATGGCGGCGGGGCTGGACGTGGACGCGTTTGCGGGTCGCTTGAGCTTCTTCTTCGGCATCGGCATGAACTTCTTCATGGAGATCGCCAAGCTGCGCGCCGCGCGCACGCTGTGGTGGCGGGTGATGGACGGGCTGGGCGCGAAGAGCGAACGCAGCAAGATGCTGCGCACCCACTGCCAGACCAGCGGCGTCAGCTTGCAGGAGCAGGACCCCTACAACAACGTCATCCGCACCACGATCGAGGCCATGGCCGCGACGCTGGGGGGGACGCAGAGCCTGCACACCAACGCGCTCGACGAAGCCATTGCCCTGCCAACCGATTTCTCTGCCCGCATTGCCCGCAACACCCAGCTGGTGCTGCAGGAGGAAAGCGGCATCTGCAACGTGGTCGATCCGCTCGGCGGCTCCTACTACATCGAGGCGCTGACGCAGACGCTGGTGGAGCAGGCCGAGGCGCTGATGGCCGAGGTCGAGGCGGCTGGCGGGATGACCGCCTATGTTGCCACCGGCGCGCCCAAGGCCGCGATCGAAACGGCGGCGGCGCAGAAACAGACCGCCATCGACAAGGGCGAGGCGGTGATCGTCGGCGTCAACAAGTACCGCCGCGAAACCGAAGACGCGATGGACACGCTGGAGGTCGACAACCACGCCGTGCGCGACAGCCAGATCGCGCGGCTGAAAGCGGTGCGGGCCGGGCGTGACGAGGCGGCCTGCCAGGCGGCGCTCAAGGCCCTGACCGAAGGCGCGGCGGGCGGGGCCAACGTGCTTGCCCTCGCGGTCGATGCGGCGCGGCACGATGCTACGCTGGGCGAGATTTCCGCTGCAATGGAGCAGGTGTTCGGCCGCCATGACGCCACGCCCAAGCCGGTGCGCGGCGTCTACAAGAGCGCCTATGAATTCGACCGCCGCTGGCAGCAGGTGCTGGATGGGGTGCAGGCGGTCGAGCGCCGCCTGGGCCGCAAGCCGAAGATCATGGTCGCCAAGATGGGCCAGGACGGGCACGACCGCGGCGCAAACGTGATCGCATCCGCCTTTGCCGACATGGGGTTCGAGGTCGTCTCCGGCCCGCTGTTCCAGACCCCGCGCGAAACCGTGGCAATGGCGCTGGAGCAGGATGTCGACGCCATCGGTGCAAGCAGCCTCGCCGCCGGGCACAAGACGCTGATCCCCGAGCTGATCCAGCTCCTGCGTGAAGCCGGGCGCAGCGATATCAAGGTCGTCGCTGGCGGCGTGATCCCGCCGCAGGATTACGACTTCCTGCGCGAGGCGGGGGTGCAGGGCATCTACGGCCCGGGCAGCAACGTGGTCGAATGCGGCGCGGACATGCTGCGCCTGCTGGGTCATAATATGCCGCCTGCAGGGGATGAACTGGACGAGGCGGCGGAGTGA
- a CDS encoding tRNA-binding protein, whose amino-acid sequence MHLRHDPDAPAAGEIAFDDFLKVDIRIGTIVAAEEFPEARKPSYRLVIDFGPAIGRKKSCAQIAANYHVDELPGRQVAAVVNFPPRQIGPAMSEVLTLGFADEAGEVVLFAPDVKVPDGTRLF is encoded by the coding sequence ATGCACCTCCGCCACGATCCCGATGCGCCTGCTGCGGGGGAAATCGCGTTCGACGACTTCCTCAAGGTGGATATCCGCATCGGGACCATCGTGGCGGCCGAGGAATTCCCCGAGGCGCGCAAACCAAGCTACCGGCTGGTGATCGATTTCGGCCCGGCAATCGGCCGGAAGAAGAGCTGCGCCCAGATCGCAGCCAATTACCATGTCGATGAACTGCCGGGGCGGCAGGTGGCCGCAGTGGTCAATTTCCCGCCGCGCCAGATCGGCCCGGCCATGTCCGAGGTGCTGACACTGGGCTTTGCCGACGAGGCCGGCGAGGTGGTGCTGTTCGCGCCGGACGTGAAAGTGCCCGACGGTACACGCCTGTTCTGA
- a CDS encoding DMT family transporter, protein MNTPQSSAFLPIAAMMFAAGIGIPVFAAFNSGLSKQLGGPIAATAAAFAVGLAIALALLALTGLPQRSTLHFEVPYIWFGAVFILFYGVSVTFAAPRIGLGNAIFFVLLGQIVAAAAIDHFGWLGAIQSSLTPRRMLGIAIMAIGLYLARKPL, encoded by the coding sequence GTGAACACGCCCCAGTCCAGTGCGTTCTTGCCAATTGCGGCGATGATGTTTGCAGCCGGGATTGGAATTCCGGTCTTCGCCGCGTTCAATTCTGGACTCAGCAAGCAGTTGGGCGGCCCGATTGCTGCAACCGCAGCAGCATTCGCCGTGGGGCTGGCAATAGCACTGGCCTTGCTCGCACTCACGGGCCTGCCGCAGCGTTCCACCCTGCACTTCGAGGTGCCCTACATCTGGTTCGGCGCAGTTTTCATCTTGTTTTACGGCGTCTCGGTAACCTTCGCAGCCCCAAGGATCGGACTGGGTAACGCGATCTTCTTCGTGCTGCTGGGGCAAATCGTGGCGGCAGCAGCAATTGATCATTTCGGGTGGCTTGGAGCGATCCAGAGCAGTTTGACACCTCGCCGTATGCTCGGCATCGCCATCATGGCGATTGGACTGTATCTGGCAAGGAAGCCCCTATGA
- the bioB gene encoding biotin synthase BioB, whose protein sequence is MNTRTDWTRAEIAALFDLPFTELLFQAASVHRANHPPEQVQLCTLLSIKTGGCPEDCGYCSQSVKADSGVEATKLMDVQAVLQRAAQAKDAGSQRFCMGAAWRNPKDRDMPAIVEIVKGVSAMGLETCMTLGMLEPHQAEMLAEAGLDYYNHNIDSSPEYYERVISTRTMADRLDTLGNVRAAGINVCSGGIVGMGETRDDRVGFIHTLATLPQHPESVPVNALVPIKGTVLGDMLADTPLAKIDDIEFVRTVAVARITMPLSMVRLSAGRESMSEATQALCFMAGANSIFTGDKLLTAANAGDDKDAALFAKLGLTALKGEEPLRQAQRESSACLQAEPA, encoded by the coding sequence ATGAATACCCGTACCGACTGGACCCGCGCCGAAATCGCGGCCCTCTTCGACCTTCCCTTCACCGAGCTGCTGTTTCAGGCCGCCAGCGTCCACCGCGCGAACCATCCGCCTGAGCAGGTCCAGCTCTGCACGCTCCTCTCGATCAAGACCGGCGGGTGCCCGGAGGATTGCGGCTATTGTTCGCAGTCGGTCAAGGCCGACTCCGGCGTCGAAGCGACCAAGCTAATGGACGTGCAGGCCGTGCTCCAGCGCGCGGCGCAGGCCAAGGATGCGGGCAGCCAGCGGTTCTGCATGGGCGCGGCGTGGCGCAATCCCAAGGACCGCGACATGCCTGCAATCGTGGAGATCGTGAAGGGCGTCTCAGCCATGGGTCTTGAGACCTGCATGACGCTGGGGATGCTCGAACCGCACCAGGCTGAGATGCTGGCTGAGGCCGGGCTCGACTACTACAACCACAACATCGACAGCAGCCCTGAGTATTATGAGCGGGTGATCTCCACCCGCACCATGGCGGACCGGCTCGATACCCTCGGCAACGTCCGCGCGGCGGGGATCAACGTCTGCTCCGGCGGCATCGTCGGCATGGGCGAGACGCGGGATGACCGGGTGGGATTCATCCACACGCTGGCCACCCTGCCGCAGCATCCCGAAAGCGTGCCGGTCAACGCGCTGGTGCCGATCAAGGGCACGGTGCTGGGCGACATGCTGGCGGATACGCCGCTGGCGAAGATTGACGACATCGAATTCGTCCGCACCGTCGCGGTGGCCCGCATCACCATGCCGCTCTCCATGGTCCGCCTTTCCGCCGGACGCGAGAGCATGAGCGAGGCGACCCAGGCGCTGTGCTTCATGGCCGGGGCGAACTCGATCTTCACCGGCGACAAGCTGCTCACCGCTGCCAATGCCGGCGATGACAAGGACGCAGCCCTGTTCGCCAAGCTCGGCCTGACCGCGCTGAAGGGCGAGGAGCCCCTTCGTCAGGCTCAGCGCGAGTCCTCGGCCTGCCTGCAAGCAGAGCCCGCATGA
- a CDS encoding lysozyme inhibitor LprI family protein, protein MIVLPLLLAVQAASEAPQWNCADPLVQQEMNYCAHQDFLVADAELNAQWKLVAEVMKQRDKDVGDMLDDGRPGYFQTLLDGQRAWLRYRDAHCASEGYLARGGSMEPMLVSFCKTSLTKARTAQLRELTEIEG, encoded by the coding sequence ATGATCGTGCTGCCGCTGCTGCTCGCTGTGCAGGCTGCCTCGGAAGCACCGCAGTGGAACTGCGCCGATCCGCTGGTGCAGCAGGAAATGAACTATTGCGCCCATCAGGATTTCCTTGTCGCCGATGCCGAGTTGAACGCGCAGTGGAAGCTGGTGGCAGAGGTGATGAAGCAGCGGGACAAGGACGTGGGCGACATGCTGGACGACGGCCGGCCGGGCTACTTCCAGACCCTGCTCGACGGCCAGCGTGCCTGGCTCAGGTATCGTGACGCCCATTGCGCCAGCGAGGGCTATCTTGCACGGGGGGGCTCGATGGAGCCGATGCTGGTCAGCTTCTGCAAGACGTCCCTGACCAAGGCGCGCACCGCTCAGTTGCGTGAGCTAACGGAGATCGAAGGCTAG